From the genome of Toxoplasma gondii ME49 chromosome XII, whole genome shotgun sequence:
AATGTCAAGTCTCAAACAAGGAGTGGCCCCAAAGGCATACAGAGACATCCGGGAAAACACGTCCTCAATACTGTAGAATGTCCTCAGACATGTACACCGAAATTTAGTTGGACATCTTCGCTTGCAGGCTCCGCCCCGTCACAAAAaagaaggacgcgagagTCGCATGTGCGACAAGCAtccaaagagagacaaacggcCGGCAATCGGTGACCGGAGGGTATCCTGCGGGGGCCCGCTCagcgggagacgaagcgagatTCGAAAGATGGGTTTTCCCCCTGCAACCCTTCCTACCGCGGAACAGTAAACGAAGAGttcgaaaagcagaaagtCCACTGTAGAGCGGGTGCTTTTTCACGTTGGTGATGGCAGACGCGAACTGTCGTTTTCATGGGGGCCGGCCACGGGGTCCTTCGAATCATAGATAGAGTTCAGAGTTCGGGCGAGGATGCTTTGCGAATCAGTGCACAGCGCCAGAACCCTTGAAAACGCATTTTTAATGTTTGGGGGAGGTAGTAACTTAGTAGCTCTACTCGGAATGCACGTGGCTCGTGCAAAAGAATGGCAAAGAAAAAGTAGAGTCTCCACACTGCACGGAATGACGATCTATAGCCTTCGCCACGGAGACGGGTGAAGATGCCGTTTGTTCGGGGTGCGTTCTCCACCAATTCTCTTCGCCCATGACTGCATCCAAGAAAAACTGCGGAATCGAAACAGAGTTACGGAGAAACAGACCGCTCCAGCTGTCCCCCGGAAACACCACGCACCCGTGACCCTCTCCACAACCTGCGTCCTCTTAATTTCCCAGTCTCCGCGTTCGACGTTCGGGCGAGTTTTCGACGGTCGTCGATCGGGATGCACGGAGCCGTCGCCCCCTCAACCTCGCGTCTGTCGCGCAGCTCCCCCCCAGGGTTCTGCTCTCCCTTCGTCGATTCCTTGTCGACTGGGGGACGGGCAGGACCGTCAGTCCCAGTAGCCATGAAAGAAACCCGAAAAGAACGTGTGAATCGCTACCCTGGCGGTCTTTCCAACTGGAATTAAGCATACTCAAGTGGAAAATCCTACCAtatacagatgcatgcgcgacgcAAACACTGGAGTTTCGTGAACCACCTGAATGGCAGGGGGATTGGGCTGCCACTCTCTCGCCTGTTGTGCGGAGTGTTACCGATTCGGAGGCAAGTGACAGCAGCCATCTGCTTCAGGGGGGAAATCTGCAAGGATAGTGGGAGAAAACACGACCTTCGCTCATAGATATGCATCGGCGTCGAGCCACGAGTCGCCCAACCTACAAACAAAAGGTCCTGGCGGGACGAAAGAGACGGCACCGTCCATTCACTTTGCGGGCGAGGCTGTTTCCCGGAGAGGCACCGGGAGCGCAACGCTCGAGGGGATCACAACAAAGAAGGGCTGCTTTATAGCACTACATTCGGAATGCTTCTTCACTACACGCCAGGTTTCGAAGAACACGTATAACTGATCTGGAACGAAATGAGAGATGCGTCAACAAGTGTGACAAGCTTCCAACAGATTCATTGCTGGAGCGAGTTTAGGCCAAGCGGGCCGAGTCAGTTCTGGAGACTGGCAAGACATTACTTGCTGTCTGTATTTCGAAACTGGAGCCATATTCATACCAAAACTATAAGTACCATCTAATTTTCTCATAATGGACAAAGAAGGAGCGATTCGAAACCATGAGTCAGCCAACTCGGGGCTCTCGAAGATATCTAGTTCCTGTGGAACATTGCTGAGAGGGGGTCGATTCAAAGGACACGACCACGTACTGGTCGGGGTTATGTATGTGTCCGTTACTACTGGAAATGCAGGCTCTCCTCAAAACAAAGGCgcgagaccgagaagaaaccACGCCTGTCGATGGTTGCTGCAGGGTGTTCAGCCAAGTCATCGAGGCCCCGTGGGTTACAGTTCCCCTAGCAACCTGGTGTGTTGCTCATGCATATTCTGTAGGAGCAACGCCTCTAGCCGTCTGCGCTAGGAGGGAGCGGGGGGTGGATAACTGCAGTATGCGGATGTGCAGATAGCGAAGTTATCCTTGGCTGCGGTCTTCGTTCGTCGCAAACCTGACTAGGCTTAAACAGCACTCCTGCGGACAGGTTCTTTGGGGACCCCTACATCATGTTCGTTCGGGCGACACCGGTTTTTACCACCTTGAGTTGTGGCTCTATACTGAGGGGCAAAGAAAACTTCCAATTTTTGACGTATCGCGAATGTTGGAAAGCAATGCCTCACCGTGGGGCCTTCATGTGACGTGTAACGCTCATCCCACGTTGGCAGCCATACTGCTGTGCGAACGCAACCAAAAGCAAGCGACCGCTGTGACAGACCCCTTTTCCGCTTATCGCTCTGACATAGTGAAACCGCATGCCCGACTGGAAGCGACCAAACTGTGGAAAAGCGATCGAAGATCGCAGCAATTCTATATTGTGTCATCTCTCTTACGACACCTGAGTTCTGAAGTCCACCCTTCGCCTATCCTCCCGCGACGTTACACATCGGTTAGCGATTCGTAATCGTGACACATGGAATGTTCAGAGGGGAAACAACCGGAGAATATATAGCAACATCATTGCGATGTTCTTGTCTCCAGAATGTCCCACTCAAAAGATGGATGACGTTTGCGGTTTTATACAGCAGTGGTTGCGTACGTCATCAGTGGCTGAAAACGGTTTGATCAATGTCTCCTCGGCAGCATCGGGGATGGGCCGGGCATCGAGGCACACGCGTAGAATTCCCGCAACCGACATTCGGAGGAAGAATAGTACCTATGGTGCTGAAGAAGACTCCAGCAGTGAGGCACAAACAATCAAGTTCTTTACGcttgctgtacaccaccaccctGCGGGCCTTCTATCGCAAACTATTGAGATTACGAAGGGTCTGCTGAGTGTCTCTCAATAACTAGCTGAGTGCTTATCCGATAATTATGTCAAGTGCATTGCAATCCAAGGTGTGTAGCAGTTCCTATGCTCCTTAACATCACAGCTACCTGTAGTTTTCTGTCGCTATCAATACGAATGAACAGTAATCAATATTTTCCACCTAGTACATAACTGATGTGAAGTAACCTTAATGTCACAGGAAATTCAAATCCAACACTTTAAGCAGGGATGTAAAGGTGTTGGGCGTGTGATCGTCGGGGCATCTGAATCCTCATATTCAAAGACAATTCTATTTAAAAGAGTTGTAGATAAACGACGTCTGAAGAGTCGGAGCAACTTCCGCGCACCATGATGATTACCCGACAGGGATTTTCCTACCTTTGGACCGTGATAATACAGTCGCCGTTTAAATTTTACTGCACCGGACAGGGATTATATACTATACTTCTAAAGTGGTATCAGCAGCATCTAGTGTTGCTGTACAACAGACGCTCCTTGTTTTACTACCTAATCATGATCTACTGCTGCAGATATTAAGAAATGTACACACAATCGAACTACACAACGTTATGCTGAAAAAAATCTCAAATTGCGCTGATTATCTATGCTGTAGTAATATATGGTGTTCAATTGGCTCTGAGCGACGATAGTCTAATATGTAACTCCGTTCATGTAAATAAAAAGAGCTTTCACTGATTGTATCTGTGAAACGTGATTAGTTCACCTGGCCGACACGATCCGGTTTTTTGGGAACAACTCCCTTATCTAAGGGTAGTATATGTGCTGTGAATGCCTGGAGGTATACAAGCATCTTTCGGGGTGATATCCATGTCTGGGTTAGATGTGAAGATGCTGATAGAAACCACAAAATAACTGCTGCCACTGCTTCACTACGAAGATAGGTCCACTCTCTCATTTCCAGTTTTGGACGTTAGAGTACAGCGAGAACTCCTACCGTCGGTACGTTCCCGATATGGTGTAACTGAAAACATGACCTGCCTGCCTGCGATGCTGATTGCGGCTCGTAGAATTATCCCGATGACGCGTTAGGTCTTTCTCAACTGTTTGGTTTTGTCTTCGGTTTAATACTTTCAGTGCGGTCCCTACACCCGGGAGGAAGCTCGAATTATTAAAACACAGGGAGAACACGTGTCAAGCTATTATCACACAACTTACAAAGAGCAAAATACCAATACAGCGGAAAGGTAACAACATCGGTGGCACACACgtgaagaaacgcgcagaTGTGGGCAGAAAACATACACTAGACTGTGTCATTCGCTCCTGCCTCTTTAATGAAGCTCTGGTTTCCATGTTCAATGAACTCAATCTCGATTTTTACGTCATCAGCGACAAAACCACTATCGGAGCACTCCTGGAAATGGTTTGAAGACCGTCACACGGCAAAGAGCGATCATGCGCGGTGGAAAACTGCTGCCGCGTGCACTGTCGAAAACCCGCAAGAGACACGAATGACTATTTGCCTTCCTGTAAGTAAAATATAGAGGACAAAACGCTCGAGCAAAACTGTACTTTTGTTGACGGGACTCCATTCTCGTCGATTGAACATGCAAGAGCGTGTGGTGTCTACCTTTTGACGATTGCATGGGAGCTACAAGGATACCTGGGAAATCTGGGAAGGGGGGCAGCGAGTTTTACTACCCGACCTTACGGCGACGAGGGACAGGGATAGAGTTCATCGGTTGGTTCATACGTCGTTAGGAGCCAATCACGCAGGGATGCCGCTTCCCATCAATTTCCTTCGTTTCACTTGTTGCTTTGTGACGCATCTTTTCGTTTCGTGTTTTGTTGTCCTGATTTCCCCCAAGTGGTCGAGCGTCGCCACTCTTCCGTTTAGCGATTTCATGTCCTCGAAGACAACGACCCCGAGTGGTGGCTAACCATGCCGTATGTCGAAATAACATCTGCATCCAAACTCTTTGAAGACAAGCTTGTgactcttctccgttctcgctcCCATTTTGTCGGCCGAGAAAACTGCAGCTGACGACCAGGCACGATATAATACAACTCGTTCGCCTGGAGACAAAGATAAGACACTTTTGCCACATCACTCTGTTGGAGACAGCGGCCAGAGAGGTCTTGTGACGACCGAATTACGTCGCACATTTCTGCCGATCGGTGTCGGGTGATTTGTCCCTCTAAATATACAAGAGATCTTGGTGCGAGAGTCCTCTCGGAGTCCCGACCACTTCCCCAAACTTCGTCTGGCGACAGCCTGTGGATATTGATGAGGGGAAGGCAGTAGTGAGTTGTTCCATTCCGTTTCATCTCGTTTCCTGTCACGTACACATCTGTAGGTTTCTCGTGGTTGTTCGACCCTAACCATTCTCCCCTGACAACTCTTGCTAGACGCAGAACCGTCGTAGAACGGTGTTTATCTGAGTCTCCAGCGTAACCCCATTTCAACCTGTGCCGCTGCAGACCACCGACTTGTTCGTACTTGAGGGTAGCACCAAATATAACAGGCTACTTTCGTACATCCATTTGCATGCATAGCGTGCGGACATCCGTTTGTGCGCACTCCCTTCCGTATCCTTTTAAAAAGGACAACGCAGTGAACTTTTGCGTGTCTCGACCCCTGAGCCATCAGCTTTGACGAGGCCGTCGATTGCTAGTCGTATTAGCTGCGTCGCTTGCGTAGTATTTCGTGCTGTTATGCATCGTAAAGTGGCACGTTGCCTCCGTGTAGCCACGACTTCGGATCGAGGCGAAGGTGCAgcgcttttctccccttcgtctccaggGCATCACGGTTTGGAACACAAACGcctgctttttctgcgtttttccactccgttctgtgtctctcggcGCATCATCTCGCTCCATTCGTGTAAAAGACGCTCCTATACGGATCTACGTCTCTGTTTCACCTTCGTCGTTATTGGAAACGTCCTCACTCGCTGTCCCTTGCCCCGGTGGCATGTACACGGGAGCGTTCCGTCGCTATCCACGGCACGAAGGAGAACCCTTCTCTCCGTAATAGTACTCCCGCGTTGATTCTGGACAGCGTACCGAACGTTGGTTTCTCCGATTCCCTTTCTCGTGAGGGAGGGCAGTGTCAGTTGTTAGCCACTGCCTcagtctgtctttctctttctctcttgtcttttttccccCTGTGTCTcagtgtttttctctgcatagccatctcgagagaagagttcGTTGGAATCGTGAACAGTGATGCAATTCAGCACTTTGTGTAGCGACGTGTGACTCTCGGCGCGCAGCCGCATGTACACAGCAACGGGGTTGAAGACTTCCACTCATTTGTCAGCGCAAAATGGCGCAGAATGCCTTTCGGTTGTCAGGAGACATGCTCCATCTGGTCTCCATATTTTTGCTCCTTTTCAAGTTGTACCGGAGCAAGAACTGCGCAGGTTTGTCGGCGCGGATGCAGGAGTGTTACTCCATCGTTTTTTGTTGTCGCTACCTGGACCTCACCTACTCGTTTATTTCTGTCTACAACTCCGCGATGAAGGCGATCTTCATTTTGTCCACAGCCTACCTCGTATTTCtcatgaagaagaaagtgccAATCTCTACAACGTACGATGCCAAGGCTGACTCCTTCAACTACATGCTGTATCTCGTGCCGCCCTGCGCCGTCATTACGCTCGTCACTGCAGACTCGTTCGCCGTGACAGATCTCAGCTGGACCTTTTCCATTTGGCTAGAGAGCGTAGCCATTCTGcctcagctgcttcttctccaacggcagagagaagtcgagaatCTAACGTCTCACTACGTTGCGTGCATGGGGCTGTATCGCCTCATGTATATCTTGAATTGGGTCTACCGGTACCTCACGGAGTCCCCGCCGCATGTGAACGTCGTGAGCTGGGTAGGCGGTGTCGTGCAGACTCTCCTCTACGCAGACTTCTTCTACTActatgtgcatgcgcgatgGTATGGTCACAAGCTTGTCCTGCCCGTTGTTGGTGGGGAAGTGTGAGACAGGAGAGGCTAGAAAACAGAGGCAACAATCGCGACCTCTGTCCTGATGATCTACGCTGAGCCTCTGGAAAGGGAACGATGCACAAACTTGGCAGGCCGCTCGTCAGGGGAAAACCGACAAGAACGGCCCTGACGAGGGACTTTTCTCGTGTCCTCCTGACGAGGAATCTGGCAGAGGATCCATGCTGACGAATGCGCCAGTGGTTGGCTCTGTTGGATAAAATCCCGCGGAGTTTTCCTTGGGATGCCTCCACATCTTGCAGGAACGGGGCAAGATCTCCAGATTCGCATGGTTGGGTAAAGTCTGAAGACCACTGATCCGatggaggagaggaacgagagggtggtggaggaagagcgaaggatAACTCTTGAGCGAAAAACTCACGAAGAGTGATTCTAGTTGCACAGTGTACGAGGAGCGGCCGCACGTGTCACGACTGTCAACTAGCACAGTTTCTTCTGGGGAATGAGGGGAACCTGCAGAGGGGATGGGCTGTCTTGTGACAGCCCGCTGTTCGACACTTCTATTTTTTCAACTCGTGGTGTCACTGGTGAATCCATCATTCCCTATATGCGGTGCTCCTCGGACAGGGGGCTCAATTTAAAAATGAATGTCTGTCACCCTGTTGCGTTGCGTGAGCGCATGCGCGTGAACCTTGTAGACACTCTTCACTGTTCGTAGAGCCCTGCTTTCCGACACTCCAAACGTGCCGCACTTGGCAACGAGGCAAAGAGATAAGGAAGCCTCCAAAGAAAGGAGGCGCAAGACGAGTGTACCGTCATCCCACTGACAGTTGACGAcgtgttctgtctcttttccacttCAGAAAAGTAGTCGGATCTTCAGTTTGGGCTCTACAGAAGCCAACAGGATAGCTGCAATGTGGCCTGAGACTGTGAGGCCTATCGACTTCGCGCATGACGGAGTATACTGCATGCTGACGTAAAATTTGTGGATACACACTCCCGCACTCCCAGCTCCGTAGATTCGAACGAAGCCGCGCGCTACACATGGCACAATTTCTTGAAGCAACACAGAGCTACTAGGATATATCTAGGTCCGAGAGTTCCATCAAACCAAAGCCGCCTGTAGGAAGAATACAATTCAGTGTGGTTAACATTTAGAATCCTGTTCAACTGGTGCTACGAGCAGTTGAGTGGCGTCGCCAGGCACTGGAAACGCACAAGCTCTTGTTCACTCGTTGGTCTTCGGCTATTCTCGACAAACGACATTCGTGTTTTTTTCCGTCCACCCTCTCGCTGAGGTGTGGATACAACAAATACGGCCTAGAGACCTTTTTACAACGGAGAGACGTACTTGCAGGTACCTCACTCGCACATCTATATGATACCTTTTCCTGGCTGTATGCTGTCTTTTCCTATGAAAGGATAAACCGCATAGGGTTAGTCGGGGCCTAAGATAAGAAATTTATTGTTTCTTGGGCATGGACAGCGAGATAATTCGGGTACACACTTGCTCTGAAAGGCACACAGTGGCGCCTCGGAATACCTTTTCCCCGTAGGCTTCTGTGTGTGTTGGACAGAGCTGTCAGCAACCCCGGGGTACGCGCGTACCCGAAACTAAGCGTGTGCGTGTACGGGCGAGAGTCGATTGTCAGCCATTCATCCCAGGCACCAACAGCGTTCATCCAGGTCCTCAGTTGGTGTGAGGCCAACAGGAATCCAATCCGTGTACTCTGTAGAAACCAACACCTGGAATGAAACTATCAAAGTTAAAGACTTTGATGCGATGAGTATGATTCAGACAAAAGCCTGCTGTGTGGCTGTCTGATGTCACAACCAACAGAACGCGAATCCGGATTCTGGAACAGGAGCCACGAAAGGTTGTCAATGCCttttgcctctgcctctAAATTTCAAGGGGAGGTAGCGGATACGGGGTTTTAGGTGGCATCTGTTGGGAAGCCGTGAGGATCTCCGTCATTCCTCTTGCTTGTCTGTGACGAGTCTTGCCTAGACTCGCACTAACGCCGTCGATGATCGCCGCGAGCAACCACGCAACAAGTGAACAATGCGTGCGACTAATCACAGTCTGAGAACCGAGATGCGGATTCTTGTCTGAATTCCACTTTTCCTCTCACACAGATCCTGCCCCCACATCTTCAAGGTGTAGAGCCAAAATACCGAGAGCGACGGGGCGTTAACCCTCACCCCCCCGCCGTCATGCACTGAACGGCGTTCGCACGAGCAACAGATGCGACctttcgctgcctctgtcATCCGCGTAGATGCGGTGTCacgc
Proteins encoded in this window:
- a CDS encoding endoplasmic reticulum lumen protein retaining receptor (ERD2) family protein (encoded by transcript TGME49_276910~Predicted trans-membrane domain (TMHMM2.0):56-79:98-121:125-143:155-175:184-207) translates to MAQNAFRLSGDMLHLVSIFLLLFKLYRSKNCAGLSARMQECYSIVFCCRYLDLTYSFISVYNSAMKAIFILSTAYLVFLMKKKVPISTTYDAKADSFNYMLYLVPPCAVITLVTADSFAVTDLSWTFSIWLESVAILPQLLLLQRQREVENLTSHYVACMGLYRLMYILNWVYRYLTESPPHVNVVSWVGGVVQTLLYADFFYYYVHARWYGHKLVLPVVGGEV